Part of the Paenibacillus sp. JNUCC32 genome is shown below.
TAAGATCAATCACTTGCCATAAGACGATCCTGAGGATGCAGCGGATCAAACTCCGGGATGGCTTGCATATTCACTCTGCCGGCAGCCCGTTCCTGATCCAATGCGGCATTGTAACGCGCGTTCAAGTCTTCAACCAATCGATCAAGGTCTCCGCCGATCATGATATACTTTACGAATTCGTCCTCCCACTCCCTTCCGTTTGGTTTGAATCCTTGAGGCGACGCAGGCCATATCCCGTCATAATCGCCTGGTATAAAGCCGTCGATGCCCTCGATGTCAGGCTTCTTGGCTTTCTTGGCTATCGATTCCACGGATAGAATGCCAAGTCCGGCTTCCTGGTACCCGATCAGGACTTCATCGCTGTACATATAGCTGAGAAACTTCCATGCTTCCTCCTTATGCTGCGATTGACTGCTGATCGATAGCCATCTCGTCGCTCCCACTCCCTGATTGATCACTCCTTTATAGGTTCCGTCAATCGACGGGGGAAGTGCCGCCCCCCATTTGATCTTTGCCGGAAATTGAAATTTATAAATGCCGGGTTCCGAAGAATAGGACAGATACATCCCGATCTTACCGTCGGCAAACTGCGCCCGGAGCGGATCGATATCCAGGGATTCAGCTCCCGGCAGCGTGCTGCCATTCTCCATCATGGCCCGGAATGCGCCAATAATCGGTTTTAAGCCTGAGAAGTCATAGGTACCTGTTGAAAAGTCATAACCATCGCCGCTGATACCGCTTATTTCAGCTATCGGAACGGCGGAGCGGCCGAGGGCGCTGGCCGGAATTTTATAGGGCAGCGCGAACCCGTAAACGCCTTCTGCTTTTCCAATCTCGGTGATTCTCCAAGCAGCCTCCACTAACTCGTCAAGAGATTTCGGAGGAGAGGTGATGCCGGCCCGCGCAAACAGCTCAACATTATAAATAAGCCGTAAGGTGGATCCGCTGTTAGGAAGGCTGTATATCCATTGATCGAATACGTTATATCCTTCGATAAAGGCCTGCTTCCCGAACCTGCTTCTGATTACGGGCGTTATATACTCGTTCAATGGTTCCACGTAGCCTTTACGGGTCATTTCAGCGAGATCGATCGGGGTGAAGATGTCGGGTGATTGTTCGCTGGCAAAAGACAAATCCAATGATTGGGCAAAATCATCCGCCATCACGGTCATCTCAACCTCAATGTTATCGGGATTCTCTTGGTTATAGCGATGAATCACCTCTTTGATATAGTTCGCGTCATGTCGCCCCGTCGACCAGAACTTAAGCTTTGTCTTTGCACCTGTAACGGCCATTTTCGAAGCTGCCGAGTGCGAAAATATGCCGTCCGTGCCCTGCCCGCTGCTGCGTTGCATGCAGCCTGTTACGGCCATGCTTAGGCACGTCAATACAATCAGCGGTAATCTCCAAGTTATCATGCACACTCCCTCCCTGTGCTTGTATCGTAGCATAACCTATTTTATCGATATAGACAGGACGGTAAAAAAACTGTAAAGGGAAGAAAATCGATTCATCTCCTAAATGCAAAGAGGCTTCCACCAAGCAATTGCTTGGTGGAAGCCCCCGGTCATGCTAAGATACAATTAGAACTTATTCTCCCCGATGCTAGTACCTATCGCTTGAATTCCACATCGGCTGCAATCGGCAGATGATCCGATGCTTCGGTTTGGATCACGCGTTGATTGGCATGCCGGACGTTAGGGGAAGTCAGAATATAATCGATGGTTGCCGACGGATTGATGACAGGGAACGTATAGGCATCGTCTATTCCCTCAAAGCTGTTTACGAATAAACCGCTGTTTAACAGTAATTGAAACTCTGAACTGTCCGGTTCCGCATTAAAATCCCCCAGGAGAAGCGCAGGTCCCTGGGAGCCGGAAGCAAGGTCAATGATTTCCTGAGCCTGTGCCGTTCTGCTGGTGACATCCAGCCCGAGATGCGTGTTGTAAACATCTACATGGATTCCTCTCAGATTAACGACGGCATGAAGAACGCCGCGCTGTTCCTTCCCGAAGCTGCTTAACCATGTATTCTCGGATCGGAGTATCGGATACTTGCTCACGATGGCTGTCCCGTATTGACGGTTGTTTGTTTGTCCTTCCCCCGGTTCCAAATCAAGATTCGCGCCGTAAGCGTAATGATAGCCGAGCAAATCAGCCAATTCCTTGGCTTGGTCTTTAAAATCGCTTCGTTCCCCGTAATGCCGATCCACTTCTTGAAGCCCGACAATCTCAGCGCCGGAGTCGCGGATCACATCCGCAATTCTCTGCAGGCTCAGCTGACCATCGATTCCTACCCCATGATGGATATTGTAAGACATTACGGTGGTGCTTACTTCTTTGCCTTGACCCTTTCCCGCTGCCATGACGCCCGTTGCAAACAGGGGAATGAGGAACAAACAAGCGATTAGCGAAATGAGGCATTTTTTCATGAACGAATCTCCTTCCATTAGTCAGATTAATATCGTAAGAATCAAATTGATTATATACGGGTTTTATTTTCGCCAGATCAAGCCACGAGCTGCTCCTTTAAAATGGTAAAAAAGAAACAGACTAGACACACTTAATATGGTCCAGCCTGTGACCTGCGACTTACATTCGCTTGGTTGATTGCAACTATTCAATGAGTCAAAACCGCCTGCGCATCAATTAAAAATGCTGTCCGGAACGTAATATACCTTCTGCGTATTCTGCTTATTGACCGGATCCGTCACGATCGTAAAATATACGTTGCCGTTCTTGGTCTGAACTCCCTCGATTTCATGGTTGCCTACATTCGTAATTTTCACGAGGGTTTTGAAAGTCCCGGTATTCGTCATCATGGCAATCTGCGGGGTTTCGCCTTCGGCTCCGCCTGACGTATAGATTTTCGTTTGGCCGAGCATATCCGCCCCCTGGAAGGATCCGTTCGGTCTAACGATGCCGCTGCCCGATTGCGTGAAGCTGCCAACCGCTGCGTTCACCGCGGCTGCGCTGTCCATCCGCACCTGTTCATTGCTGTCAAGCAGCTTATTGAGCGCGACCGTGTCATAAATGGACCAGGTCACGGTTCCTTCCTTCGTCTGAACGCGGAACACCGTATGCGTACTGTTGCCGCCGCCATCAACCCGGTAGGTCTCGCCCAGCCTTGCTCCCGTTTTATTGGCGTAATTCATATAGGTAAAGCGATGCAGATCCGTATAATCGACCGTCTTGCCGGCCGAATATTGCAGTCTTGCTACCTGAAGCGACCAGTAGTAATCGGTTGAAGGATCCGCTTTTGAACTGAAATAGAAATAATTGACGCCGTTGTACGTATACATATCCAGCGTTTGACAGTGCCCCGTGTTGGTGACGGTCATTTTATCTACAAAAGTAGCGTCATTGCCGTTAATGAGCAATCTTGAAAGATAGCAGGTTCCCTTGGAACGCTGCGTGACATACAGATATTTATCCGCGATGTAGGCTTTTTGAACAGCCACGTTGTGTTGAAGTCCCTTTAAATTGTAGGCAAGCGTTGCCGAAGCGTTGACGGTTTTCTCTGGGGTTGCCGCGAACGCGGGCAAACCGGACATACAAAAGATAAGCATTGCAAGGATGAAGGACGTGAGTAATTTAAATTGCCTTTTCTTAAGGCTCAGCCCTTGAACGTCAAACATCAATCCACCTCCATGAATATGATAGAATACCGTGAGTTCCTCGGCGCCCCCTTTCCTAGGTAGTGAATGTACACTTTGAGTTTACCATTTCCCCCAAGGATTTCCTGTGCTTATCATACTTAATGTTTTAGGAAATCATGGTCCTTTAGCCCTTTTTTTTCGATTAAATGCCCTAGAGATCATAAAGAAAAGGAGCATCCGCTTTAAGATTCGGCGAATGCTTCCTTTGTCTCTAGCAGTTTAGGGATGAATAACAACGGATACAACAAAAGGTACAGGTTGGGCACCCACCACATGAGGTCGAAATCCGACTTGATGATCCAAAAAACGATCGCCTGCAGCCCGGAACAAAACGTCAGGGTAAGCGAGATTAAGGCGAGATTTTTCCATTTCGCATTTCTTCGTTTATGTAAGTACAGACTGTACATCCCGGTCACGGATATGAATATGTCCAGCGGAAAGAACGACCAATTCCAAGCAACCAACAGCTCATTGGTATAATCCTGATATAGATACTCTTTAGGAATTAAGGCAAGTGCGGTAATGACCCAATACATAATAAATCCGATATCCGTCACTAAAAACAAACCTTTTAATGTTTTGCTCAAAGCATACCCTCTCTTCTCCTTCGTGGTCTACCGTTGGCTCAAGTTTCCCTCTTGATGATACCGGCCAAAAGAATCTCTCCCATATCGCGCAGGCCCTCCTGAAGGGTCATGCTGCTCCTGTTTGCCGCCGAGTCCTCCATTAACCGATAAAAGCCCCCTACATACAGATCAATGAATATTTTGGCGTTAAACGGCCGGAGCAAGCCTTGACGAATGCCTTCCTGAAATAATTCGGCAATGCTGCCCCATTGCTCATTTAGAAATTGGTCGAGGCGGTTCCATTGGTTAGGATAATAACGCTGCAGCTCCGTGATGAGGTTTAGCTCGATAAACTGAAAATCAGCCGGGATAAGAATCAGACATCGTCTAAGTTTCTCCAATGTGCTGAGGCTCGCGTTATTCATGATTTCCTTCTCTTTATGCTGAAGCTCATCGATCGCCCCCTCGAGAATTTCGGCAATT
Proteins encoded:
- a CDS encoding ABC transporter substrate-binding protein, whose amino-acid sequence is MITWRLPLIVLTCLSMAVTGCMQRSSGQGTDGIFSHSAASKMAVTGAKTKLKFWSTGRHDANYIKEVIHRYNQENPDNIEVEMTVMADDFAQSLDLSFASEQSPDIFTPIDLAEMTRKGYVEPLNEYITPVIRSRFGKQAFIEGYNVFDQWIYSLPNSGSTLRLIYNVELFARAGITSPPKSLDELVEAAWRITEIGKAEGVYGFALPYKIPASALGRSAVPIAEISGISGDGYDFSTGTYDFSGLKPIIGAFRAMMENGSTLPGAESLDIDPLRAQFADGKIGMYLSYSSEPGIYKFQFPAKIKWGAALPPSIDGTYKGVINQGVGATRWLSISSQSQHKEEAWKFLSYMYSDEVLIGYQEAGLGILSVESIAKKAKKPDIEGIDGFIPGDYDGIWPASPQGFKPNGREWEDEFVKYIMIGGDLDRLVEDLNARYNAALDQERAAGRVNMQAIPEFDPLHPQDRLMASD
- a CDS encoding TetR/AcrR family transcriptional regulator: MRERIVEAASKEIRRIGLRFTMGELAKQLGMSTKTLYGVFPSKDELIAEILEGAIDELQHKEKEIMNNASLSTLEKLRRCLILIPADFQFIELNLITELQRYYPNQWNRLDQFLNEQWGSIAELFQEGIRQGLLRPFNAKIFIDLYVGGFYRLMEDSAANRSSMTLQEGLRDMGEILLAGIIKRET
- a CDS encoding endonuclease/exonuclease/phosphatase family protein — protein: MKKCLISLIACLFLIPLFATGVMAAGKGQGKEVSTTVMSYNIHHGVGIDGQLSLQRIADVIRDSGAEIVGLQEVDRHYGERSDFKDQAKELADLLGYHYAYGANLDLEPGEGQTNNRQYGTAIVSKYPILRSENTWLSSFGKEQRGVLHAVVNLRGIHVDVYNTHLGLDVTSRTAQAQEIIDLASGSQGPALLLGDFNAEPDSSEFQLLLNSGLFVNSFEGIDDAYTFPVINPSATIDYILTSPNVRHANQRVIQTEASDHLPIAADVEFKR
- a CDS encoding YvaD family protein — its product is MSKTLKGLFLVTDIGFIMYWVITALALIPKEYLYQDYTNELLVAWNWSFFPLDIFISVTGMYSLYLHKRRNAKWKNLALISLTLTFCSGLQAIVFWIIKSDFDLMWWVPNLYLLLYPLLFIPKLLETKEAFAES
- a CDS encoding helveticin J family class III bacteriocin; this encodes MFDVQGLSLKKRQFKLLTSFILAMLIFCMSGLPAFAATPEKTVNASATLAYNLKGLQHNVAVQKAYIADKYLYVTQRSKGTCYLSRLLINGNDATFVDKMTVTNTGHCQTLDMYTYNGVNYFYFSSKADPSTDYYWSLQVARLQYSAGKTVDYTDLHRFTYMNYANKTGARLGETYRVDGGGNSTHTVFRVQTKEGTVTWSIYDTVALNKLLDSNEQVRMDSAAAVNAAVGSFTQSGSGIVRPNGSFQGADMLGQTKIYTSGGAEGETPQIAMMTNTGTFKTLVKITNVGNHEIEGVQTKNGNVYFTIVTDPVNKQNTQKVYYVPDSIFN